A single genomic interval of Saccharothrix saharensis harbors:
- a CDS encoding peptidoglycan D,D-transpeptidase FtsI family protein, whose amino-acid sequence MPGPSRGRPVRRPLSVRGPAPRRRRGGNSRVRLVVGRLLLVGALLLAGVKLVQVQGFQAEALSAQAEKQRATKIDIPAPRGSILDRNGNQLAFSVEARALYVVPHVMRQEWAKALEADPDIGSFEDRIADIAAFIEQTLGREVAGQKTDRDTMLAKLSRDTTYVELVDNVDPAKAAVITDKYHNVGSEYRAVRVYPNGELASNIIGAANWRKDAEPPATQGLLGLEIAQDNLLAGRSGQRVVDTMQGNDDVVIPGPNRSRELAAAVPGKSLELTLDVDTQYALQRMVTDYTVKTGARGGSAVVVDRRTGEILAMANDKTFDPADFGRAGEDQLRNIAVTSVFEPGSVNKLVTAATAIEDGVYQPDSVLRVDGSIKVADRVIGDWWQHGPLDMTFTGVFARSSNVGTLMAAQKIGQDRFSEMLGKFGLGERTRSGLPGEEPGYVPPLNQWSGSTFGNLPIGQGLNMTLLQMTGMYQAIANDGVRIAPRIVRAEVSADGSRKEIEPAETERVVSPQTAKTVRDMFRAVTQNVPGPNSFAQSGTGVPAALPGYQISGKTGTAQQIDPKCGCYSTSQYWITFAGILPADNPRFVVGIMLDNPTGSPQSAAPLFHDIASYLTQRYQIPMSAEQSPIVPLVH is encoded by the coding sequence ATGCCGGGGCCCAGCCGGGGCAGGCCCGTGCGACGCCCGTTGTCCGTCCGGGGGCCCGCCCCCCGCCGACGACGCGGCGGCAACAGCCGGGTCCGCCTCGTGGTGGGCCGGCTGCTGTTGGTCGGCGCGCTGCTGCTGGCCGGCGTCAAGCTGGTGCAGGTGCAGGGCTTCCAGGCGGAGGCGTTGTCCGCGCAGGCCGAGAAGCAACGCGCCACGAAGATCGACATCCCGGCGCCGCGCGGCTCGATCCTGGACCGCAACGGCAACCAGTTGGCGTTCAGCGTGGAGGCGCGCGCGCTCTACGTCGTGCCGCACGTGATGCGCCAGGAGTGGGCCAAGGCGCTCGAGGCGGACCCGGACATCGGCAGCTTCGAAGACCGCATCGCCGACATCGCCGCGTTCATCGAGCAGACGTTGGGCAGGGAGGTCGCCGGGCAGAAGACCGACCGGGACACCATGCTCGCGAAGCTCTCCCGGGACACGACCTACGTCGAGCTGGTGGACAACGTCGACCCGGCCAAGGCCGCTGTCATCACCGACAAGTACCACAACGTCGGCTCGGAGTACCGGGCCGTGCGCGTCTACCCGAACGGCGAGCTGGCGTCGAACATCATCGGCGCGGCGAACTGGCGCAAGGACGCCGAGCCGCCCGCCACGCAGGGGTTGCTGGGGTTGGAGATCGCGCAGGACAACCTGCTCGCCGGCCGCAGCGGGCAGCGGGTCGTGGACACCATGCAGGGCAACGACGACGTCGTCATCCCCGGCCCGAACCGCTCGCGCGAGCTGGCCGCCGCCGTCCCGGGCAAGAGCCTGGAGCTGACGCTGGACGTCGACACGCAGTACGCGTTGCAGCGCATGGTCACCGACTACACGGTCAAGACGGGGGCGCGCGGCGGGTCCGCGGTGGTGGTGGACCGCCGCACCGGCGAGATCCTGGCCATGGCCAACGACAAGACGTTCGACCCCGCCGACTTCGGCCGGGCCGGCGAGGACCAGCTGCGCAACATCGCCGTCACGTCGGTGTTCGAGCCGGGTTCGGTGAACAAGCTGGTGACCGCGGCGACGGCCATCGAGGACGGCGTCTACCAGCCGGACAGCGTGCTGCGGGTCGACGGCAGCATCAAGGTCGCCGACCGGGTGATCGGGGACTGGTGGCAGCACGGGCCCCTGGACATGACGTTCACCGGGGTGTTCGCGCGGTCGTCCAACGTGGGCACGCTGATGGCGGCGCAGAAGATCGGCCAGGACAGGTTCTCCGAGATGCTCGGCAAGTTCGGCCTGGGCGAGCGGACCCGGTCGGGGCTGCCCGGCGAGGAGCCCGGGTACGTGCCGCCGCTGAACCAGTGGTCGGGGTCGACGTTCGGCAACCTGCCGATCGGCCAGGGCCTCAACATGACGTTGCTGCAGATGACCGGGATGTACCAGGCCATCGCGAACGACGGCGTGCGCATCGCGCCGCGGATCGTGCGCGCCGAGGTGTCGGCCGACGGCAGCCGCAAGGAGATCGAGCCGGCGGAGACGGAACGGGTCGTGTCGCCGCAGACGGCCAAGACGGTCCGCGACATGTTCCGCGCGGTGACGCAGAACGTGCCGGGGCCCAACTCGTTCGCGCAGAGCGGCACGGGCGTGCCCGCGGCGCTGCCGGGCTACCAGATCAGCGGCAAGACGGGGACCGCGCAGCAGATCGACCCGAAGTGCGGCTGCTACAGCACCTCGCAGTACTGGATCACGTTCGCCGGCATCCTGCCCGCCGACAACCCCCGGTTCGTCGTCGGCATCATGCTCGACAACCCGACCGGGAGCCCCCAGTCGGCCGCGCCGCTGTTCCACGACATCGCCTCGTACCTGACCCAGCGCTACCAGATCCCGATGTCGGCCGAGCAGAGCCCGATCGTGCCGCTGGTGCACTGA